From a region of the Canis lupus dingo isolate Sandy chromosome 5, ASM325472v2, whole genome shotgun sequence genome:
- the TTC19 gene encoding tetratricopeptide repeat protein 19, mitochondrial: protein MYRLLSPSLGRGLLRAAGRRCRACSAHLLPGPAGGRAPEVGVPAPRVAPRGGGPGLLPLLAALAWFSRPAAAEEEEERQGAGGAAAEGAADEAEAEIIQLLKRAKLSIMKDEPEEAELILHDALRLAYQSDNRKAITYTYDLMANLAFIRGQLENAEKLFKATMSYLLGGGMQQEDNAIIEISLKLASIYAAQNRQEFALAGYEFCISTLEEKIEREKELAEDILSVEEKASTHLLLGMCLDTYARYLLFSKQPSQAQRMYEKALQISEEMLGERHPQTIVLMSDLATTLDAQGRFDEACVYVQKASDLARQIEHPELHMLLSNLAAILMHRERYAQAKEIYQEALKQAELKRDEVSMQHIREELAELSRKSRPLT, encoded by the exons ATGTACCGGCTCCTGAGCCCGAGCCTGGGCCGAGGCCTCCTGCGGGCCGCGGGGCGGCGGTGCCGGGCCTGCTCCGCGCACCTGCTCCCGGGGCCCGCGGGAGGCCGGGCGCCTGAGGTAGGGGTGCCGGCACCCCGAGTCGCGCCGCGCGGCGGAGGCCCGGGCCTGCTGCCGCTGCTGGCAG CGCTCGCCTGGTTCTCGAGGCCTGCTgcggcagaggaggaggaggagcggcaGGGAGCGGGCGGGGCCGCCGCCGAGGGCGCGGCGGACGAGGCCGAGGCCGAGATCATTCAGCTGCTAAAGCGAGCCAAG ttgAGCATCATGAAAGATGAGCCAGAAGAGGCTGAGTTAATTTTACATGACGCTCTTCGTCTTGCCTATCAGAGCGATAACAGGAAGGCCATCACTTACACTTATGATTTG ATGGCCAACTTAGCATTTATACGGGGTCAGCTTGAAAAT GcggaaaaactttttaaagcaacaaTGAGTTACCTGCTTGGAGGGGGCATGCAACAG GAGGACAATGCAATCATTGAAATCTCTCTAAAGCTGGCCAGTATCTATGCTGCTCAAAATAG ACAGGAATTTGCTCTTGCTGGCTATGAATTCTGCATTTCAACTCTAGAGgaaaaaattgaaagagaaaaggaattagCAGAAGACATTTTGTCAG TGGAAGAGAAAGCCAGCACCCACCTCCTCCTGGGCATGTGCTTAGACACCTATGCTCGCTACCTTCTATTCTCCAAGCAGCCGTCACAGGCACAGAGGATGTATGAAAAAGCACTGCAGATTTCTGAAGAAATGCTAGGAGAAAGACACCCACAG ACCATCGTGCTGATGAGTGACCTGGCTACCACCCTGGATGCACAGGGCCGCTTCGATGAGGCCTGCGTTTATGTGCAGAAGGCGTCCGACCTGGCGAGGCAGATAGAGCACCCCGAGCTGCACATGCTGCTCAGTAACCTGGCCGCCATCCTGATGCACAGAG AACGATATGCACAAGCAAAGGAGATCTACCAGGAAGCGCTGAAGCAAGCAGAGCTGAAAAGAGATGAGGTTTCTATGCAGCACATCAGGGAAGAGTTGGCTGAGCTGTCAAGAAAAAGTAGACCTTTAACTTAA